In a single window of the Drosophila albomicans strain 15112-1751.03 chromosome 3, ASM965048v2, whole genome shotgun sequence genome:
- the LOC117570261 gene encoding leucine-rich repeat-containing protein 59 encodes MPKGVDKVKVNVKERVEDEHCDLSLSELTEIPVREIASFKRVTFLDLSSNRLVTLGRNFTTLTRLVKLDLSKNQIRMLPDDFGQLEHLRHLDLYNNSLEHLPLSFGRLSRLRYLDLKGNPLTPAWEKIVGRCSTLKDCQQAAKNTVNVCVNFKSEFLERERLAAAQERQQMAGAGDGDGSTSSNHSTAKANGGGGGEVNNKKSSKANKKSKAKKPGAVNENELSIKPIHAAAVATKTTNQKHNQKKKSSTTQGGNWFATLSGVAFSSLMTFMLLFMVNVLIIYMIMFKNPEIADKLVEYIPHQYRDWILTKTEIFRLRVTDWISEFRTPPEEH; translated from the exons ATGCCAAAGGGCGTTgataaagtgaaagtgaatGTAAAAGAACGAGTCGAGGATGAGCACTGCGATCTTAGTTTATCGGAGCTTACCGAGATCCCAGTCCGTGAAATT GCTTCGTTCAAACGCGTTACCTTCCTGGATCTCTCCAGCAATCGTCTGGTCACACTTGGT CGCAACTTTACCACACTCACACGGCTGGTTAAACTTGATCTGAGCAAGAATCAAATACGCATGCTGCCGGATGATTTTGGCCAGTTGGAGCATCTGCGTCATTTGGACTTGTATAACAACAGCTTGGAGCATTTGCCCTTGAGTTTTGGGCGCTTGAGTCGCTTGCGGTATTTGGACTTGAAGGGCAATCCTTTGACACCCGCCTGGGAGAAAATTGTGGGTCGCTGCTCCACGCTTAAGGACTGCCAACAGGCGGCCAAGAATACT GTCAACGTTTGTGTTAACTTCAAGTCCGAATTTCTTGAACGTGAACGTCTCGCCGCTGCGCAGGAACGTCAACAAATGGCCGGAGCCGGCGATGGTGATGGCAGCACCAGCTCCAACCACAGCACAGCCAAAGCTaatggcggtggtggtggagaggtcaacaacaagaagtcgagcaaggcaaacaaaaaatccaAGGCAAAAAAACCGGGCGCTGTCAACGAAAACGAGTTGAGCATCAAACCCATacacgctgctgctgtcgccaCCAAGACCACAAATCAAAAGCACAATCAAAAGAAGAAATCGTCGACAACGCAGGGCGGCAATTGGTTTGCAACGCTCTCGGGAGTAGCTTTTTCCTCGCTGATGACCTTTATGCTGTTGTTTATGGTCAATGTGCTCATCATCTATATGATCATGTTTAAGAATCCTGAAATTGCGGACAAACTGGTCGAGTATATACCGCATCAGTATCGCGATTGGATCTTGACCAAAACGGAAATCTTTCGATTGCGTGTCACCGATTGGATCTCGGAGTTTCGTACACCGCCAGAGGAGCACTGA
- the LOC127565410 gene encoding uncharacterized protein LOC127565410 gives MRDKRPMNDVTVNVILFKISKTYRIPLFDESLDFCAFMGDTAVAKMLSFINKQFMKLTNANHSCPYQHDIIYYGTKNEQFLTEIPAPKGNYILQMKVAANKKWKAHVKFFATVY, from the exons GTAAATGTGATCTTGTTTAAGATCAGTAAGACCTATCGAATCCCTCTTTTCGACGAGTCTCTTGATTTCTGTGCTTTCATGGGAGACACGGCTGTAGCTAAGATGCTCAgttttataaacaaacaatttatgaaattgacAAATGCTAATCACTCCTGTCCTTATCAG CACGATATCATCTATTATGGCACcaaaaatgaacaatttttaACGGAGATACCGGCTCCTAAAGGTAACTACATTTTACAGATGAAAGTGGCAGCCAATAAAAAGTGGAAGGCTCATGTAAAATTCTTTGCTACTGTATATTAA
- the LOC117570614 gene encoding 40S ribosomal protein S9 yields MVNGRIPSVFSKTYVTPRRPYEKARLDQELKIIGEYGLRNKREVWRVKYALAKIRKAARDLLTLDEKDEKRLFQGNALLRRLVRIGVLDESRMKLDYVLGLKIEDFLERRLQTQVFKLGLAKSIHHARVLIRQRHIRVRKQVVNIPSFVVRLDSQKHIDFSLKSPFGGGRPGRVKRKNLKKNQGGGAAAADEEEE; encoded by the exons ATGGTTAACGGCCGCATACCCTCGGTCTTCTCAAAGACCTATGTGACTCCCCGTCGCCCCTATGAAAAGGCGCGTCTGGATCAGGAGTTGAAAATCATCGGCGAGTATGGTCTCCGCAACAAGCGTGAGGTGTGGCGCGTCAAGTACGCTTTGGCCAAGATCCGTAAGGCTGCCCGTGATCTGCTCACTTTGGATGAGAAGGACGAGAAGCGTCTGTTCCAGG GTAATGCTCTTCTGCGTCGTCTGGTGCGCATTGGTGTCTTGGATGAGTCTCGCATGAAGCTCGATTACGTGCTCGGTCTTAAGATTGAGGATTTCTTGGAGCGTCGTCTGCAGACCCAGGTGTTCAAGCTGGGATTGGCCAAGTCCATCCATCATGCCCGTGTGTTGATCCGTCAGCGTCACATCCG TGTGCGCAAGCAGGTGGTCAACATTCCATCGTTCGTGGTGCGTCTGGATTCGCAGAAGCACATCGACTTCTCCCTTAAGTCGCCCTTCGGTGGCGGCCGTCCTGGCCGCGTTAAGAGGAAGAACCTGAAGAAGAACCAGGGTGGTggtgctgccgctgctgatgAGGAGGAAGAGTAA